The following DNA comes from Candidatus Rokuibacteriota bacterium.
CGGCGGACGCGGTGAAGCCGGCCTCGGCGAGCCGGGCGGCGATGACGCCGGCGTGGGCCGCCCGTCCGGCATGGAACGGCTTCGTCATCGTGCCGAAGTTCGCCATCACGCCGCTGCTCTGCGAGGCCGCCAGCGCGATCGCGAATGTGGCCCGTTCCGCGTCGAGGCGTCGCAGCGACGCGCACGCGGCGGCCGCGCCGATCGCGCCGAAGATGCCCGTGGGGTGCCACCCCTTGAGGTGATGATGGCCGCGGTCCCGCTCGACGAGCTCGCCCCAGACCTCGTAGCCGGCGGCGTAGGCCCTGAGCATGTCACGGCCCGAGGCGTCGAGCGCCTCGCCTTCGGCCAGGATCGCCGGGACCAGCACGGTGCTCGGGTGCCCGCGGAGCGCGACGTCATCGTAATCCAGCGCGTGCGCGGCCGTCCCGTTGATCCACGCGGCCTCCGGTGCCGGGCCACGCTCGGACGAGAAGTACAGCGCCGCCTCGCCGGATCCCCCGGTCGCCAGGGTCTTCTTCAAGATCTGCACCGCGGGCTCCGGGCTGCCGGCGATCATCGTGCCGATGCAGTCGATGAACCCGGTGCGCTCGGTTCTCAGGGCTGCCTCGGGCAGCCGCTCGAAGGTGAGTTCCGACACGAAGCGACCCAGCGCCTGCGTCAGTGGCAGCGACCGCAGCTCCGTTGTGTGCTGGACGAGATCCGGCATCGGCTCATTCCCTCCGTGTGCTCGCTAGCTTCCGGCCTGTTTCAGGTAGGCGTCGGGACGGGCCATGAACTTGCTGCGGCATTCCAGGGTGTCGAAGTAGTACCACTTGCCATTGTGGAACTGCCTGGTGCCCTTCTTGGGGTCCACCTCCTTCGCGCCGTGCGCGGTCTGGCCCGTCTGGGCCCGCGCCGCCGCCTCGTCTACGGCATTGCGACATACCGGACACTCGGCCATCGTCGCTTCTCCTCTGGCTGATTGCGCTGAACGCCCGCTCCGGATCAGTCCCGCCTCACGCTTCGGCGACGACCGGCACCGGCCGCCCCAGGACGACGCGGCCCGGAAGATCGATGAGCGCGTGGGCGACCCTGGCGCGGTGCTCGTAGCTGGTCCCCAGCCGCATGGTCCACGCCGAGACGCGGCGGAACCACAGGTGGAGGTCGAACTCCATCATGAAGCCGATCCCCCCGTGGATAATCTGGGAGAACCGCACCACCGCCTCGCACTTCTCGTTGCAGAACGCCTTCGCCTGCGACACCTCGACGCTCGCGGGCAGTCCCTGGTCCATCTTCCACAGGGCCTCGTACGTCAGCATCTCGCCGCCGTCGATCCAGACGATCATGTCCGCGCACACGTGCTGGATGGATTGAAACGCGCCGATGGGCTGACCGAAGGCGACGCGGTACTTCGCGTACTCGATGGCCATCTCCGCGTCCTTCCTCGTGGCGCCCAGCATCTGGGCACAGAGGAGGGCCGTGGCCCGGTCGAGCATCCTCTCGACGATCGGCCCCCCCTGGTTGAGCTCGCCGATCAGGTTGGCCCGGGGCACGCGGACATTCTCGAACACCACCTCGCTCTGCTTGTCCTTCGCGAGCGTGACGAGCGGGACGTGGGAGAGGCCCGGGCTCTTGGTGTCGACCAGGAAGAGCGACAGGCCGGCGTTCCCCTTGGAGCCGGGAGCGGTCCGGCAGGCGACGAGGCACTGGTCGGCGGCGACGAAGTTGTCGACGAAGAGCTTGGTCCCGTTGATGACGAAATGATCTCCCGAGGCCACGGCCTGCGTGTGGATCGTCTCG
Coding sequences within:
- a CDS encoding MmgE/PrpD family protein, with the translated sequence MPDLVQHTTELRSLPLTQALGRFVSELTFERLPEAALRTERTGFIDCIGTMIAGSPEPAVQILKKTLATGGSGEAALYFSSERGPAPEAAWINGTAAHALDYDDVALRGHPSTVLVPAILAEGEALDASGRDMLRAYAAGYEVWGELVERDRGHHHLKGWHPTGIFGAIGAAAACASLRRLDAERATFAIALAASQSSGVMANFGTMTKPFHAGRAAHAGVIAARLAEAGFTASADALEHPQGFLNAVSPEGKVDREGAPRALGQDWRLASVGLSIKKFPACYCTHRSIDAVLDLVSRRPIDPSRIDRIVVSLSDTYATILRNHAPQTGLAAKFSIEFAMAAALTARRVGLGELTDTFVRRADIQQLMRRVVVETNRNYDPETPGASVYDQVRVHLDDGTVLETEQVRHARGHATRPLPEAELFEKFRACLDAGGVKLEPRRLFERLQKLDEVGSARELVGAR
- a CDS encoding acyl-CoA dehydrogenase family protein, yielding MDVLLTEEEKMVRNSAREFFEAECSTALVREMETDPKGYPPALWRKAAELGWQGMALPEKYGGQDLRLVYLGLIFEEAGRAVAPLPLHSTVVAALTIARDGTEAQREAILPAVVRGDAVLTWAFTERDPRFLPETIHTQAVASGDHFVINGTKLFVDNFVAADQCLVACRTAPGSKGNAGLSLFLVDTKSPGLSHVPLVTLAKDKQSEVVFENVRVPRANLIGELNQGGPIVERMLDRATALLCAQMLGATRKDAEMAIEYAKYRVAFGQPIGAFQSIQHVCADMIVWIDGGEMLTYEALWKMDQGLPASVEVSQAKAFCNEKCEAVVRFSQIIHGGIGFMMEFDLHLWFRRVSAWTMRLGTSYEHRARVAHALIDLPGRVVLGRPVPVVAEA